A genomic region of Miscanthus floridulus cultivar M001 chromosome 3, ASM1932011v1, whole genome shotgun sequence contains the following coding sequences:
- the LOC136545418 gene encoding uncharacterized protein: MSPPPAPGEGEEDLLEVRCAGCLETLEVERGLTEFLCPDCSTPQALPPELMPPPPRRRRALPIPPAPARHLTAAPHVGLPCGACGALLSVLPGLARCGCPVCGAELAVDAERLRQYLLYTAAAPLVPVSTPPVVQAREGCQEYPDSAVCLGHIQGHPDNQLVHVKRLQVRCRNKQSLSEYPNAGGKEKKRCGRGPTLCLKVWTMPEGERIPVSFNDLGQPIGIEAVTLSSFLGQLARDVTLAPLTYTDWRHFPKKNKNAMWHLVNALGKKWKDWKGILKHERYDVHETDEERLADRDPRVPEEQWKLLVAYWGTEKAKAASARSRNSQRYQPLHRHRTGSKSYARIQEEERQKRPNMEDRYIHTDP, from the exons atgtcgccgccgccggccccgggggagggggaggaggacctCCTTGAGGTGCGGTGCGCCGGCTGCTTGGAGACGCTGGAGGTGGAGCGCGGGTTGACGGAGTTCCTCTGCCCGGACTGCTCAACGCCGCAGGCGCTCCCGCCGGAgctcatgccgccgccgccgaggcgccGCCGCGCGCTGCCCATCCCGCCCGCCCCGGCGCGGCACCTCACCGCGGCGCCCCACGTCGGGCTGCCATGCGGGGCGTGCGGGGCGCTGCTGAGCGTGCTGCCGGGGCTCGCGCGCTGCGGGTGCCCGGtctgtggcgccgagctcgcCGTCGACGCCGAGCGCCTCCGCCAGTACCTCCTGTACACCGCCGCCGCGCCACTCGTGCCGGTCTCAACGCCGCCGGTCGTCCAGGCCCGGGAG GGATGCCAAGAATATCCTGATTCTGCAGTTTGTTTGGGACATATTCAAGGGCATCCGGACAATCAACTGGTTCATGTAAAGCGATTACAAGTCAGATGTCGAAATAAACAATCACTTTCGGAGTATCCCAATGCTG GTggcaaggaaaagaaaagatgTGGTCGTGGTCCTACACTCTGCCTTAAAGTCTGGACAATGCCTGAGGGTGAAAGGATTCCAGTGTCTTTCAATGATCTTGGTCAACCTATCGGAATTGAAGCTGTCACATTGAGTAGCTTTCTGGGACAACTTGCCCGTGATGTAACACTGGCACCTCTGACATATACAGATTGGAGAcattttccaaagaaaaacaaGAATGCAATGTGGCATTTAGTTAAT GCATTGGGCAAAAAATGGAAGGACTGGAAAGGTATCTTAAAACATGAACGGTATGATGTTCATGAGACAGATGAGGAGCGTCTTGCTGACCGAGATCCTCGTGTCCCAGAAGAACAATGGAAACTCCTTGTGGCATATTGGGGCACTGAGAAGGCCAAG GCTGCAAGTGCTCGATCTAGAAATTCTCAACGATACCAACCTCTTCATAGACACAGAACAGGATCAAAGAGTTATGCACGGATACAGGAGGAGGAG CGGCAAAAGCGACCAAATATGGAGGACAGATATATACATACTGATCCCTAA
- the LOC136545419 gene encoding UDP-glycosyltransferase 76C2-like codes for MARVDRHRPAAGVALFPLPFQGHINPMLQLAGALHERGLAITVLHTTFNAPDPARHPGFSFVALPDAISDVVTTTKDGIAKILALNAAVEAPALAECARDALASLLNKSEEGEPRLTCLILDCTLTGMQKVAVGLGIPTLILQTCSAACFRMFRSYDMLYEKGYLPAEESNLLLPVKELPPLQVRDLFDPSILPSKEIGLKLLNLASETAANSCGAIINTFQALESHELTAVRDELLADKGVPTFAIGPLHKIASIDSVGTTRLCNQDRSCIEWLDMQDPGSVLYVSFGSVVRITEDEFTEVAWGLADSGKPFLWVVRHDLVLGVEKAELPLGFECAVEGRGKVIEWAPQQEVLAHSAIGGFWTHSGWNSTLESIYEGVPMLSSPYVGDQLATGRYVEDAWKMGVLLESLLERGKIKKAITTLMEANDGLEIRERAKSLKEKARLCVQSGGSSRRDFDRLVDHILSL; via the exons ATGGCCAGAGTAGACAGGCACAGGCCCGCCGCCGGCGTCGCGCTGTTTCCGCTGCCGTTCCAGGGCCACATCAACCCGATGCTGCAGCTCGCCGGCGCGCTCCACGAGCGGGGGCTTGCCATCACCGTCCTCCACACGACCTTCAACGCCCCGGACCCCGCGCGGCACCCGGGTTTCTCCTTCGTCGCCTTGCCTGACGCCATCTCCGACGTGGTCACCACGACCAAGGACGGCATAGCCAAGATCCTCGCCTTGAACGCCGCCGTGGAGGCACCGGCCCTGGCGGAGTGTGCCCGCGACGCGCTCGCGTCGCTGCTCAACAAGTCGGAGGAGGGGGAGCCCCGGCTGACGTGCCTCATCCTCGACTGCACACTCACAGGCATGCAGAAGGTGGCCGTCGGCCTTGGGATACCGACGCTCATCCTGCAGACGTGCAGCGCGGCCTGCTTCCGAATGTTCAGGTCCTACGACATGCTCTACGAGAAGGGCTATTTGCCAGCGGAAG AGTCCAACCTACTCTTGCCCGTGAAGGAACTACCACCACTACAAGTGCGGGACTTGTTTGACCCAAGCATACTTCCCAGCAAGGAAATTGGGCTGAAGCTCTTGAATCTAGCCAGCGAAACCGCAGCAAATTCTTGCGGTGCAATAATCAACACATTCCAAGCTCTTGAATCTCACGAGCTCACAGCGGTCCGAGACGAACTTCTTGCTGACAAGGGGGTTCCAACTTTTGCCATTGGTCCACTTCACAAAATCGCCTCAATCGACAGCGTTGGGACGACTCGCCTATGTAACCAAGACCGCAGCTGCATCGAGTGGTTAGACATGCAAGACCCAGGCTCCGTGCTATATGTAAGCTTTGGTAGCGTGGTTCGTATCACTGAAGATGAGTTTACAGAGGTCGCATGGGGCTTAGCGGATAGTGGAAAGCCATTTCTGTGGGTAGTTCGACACGACCTTGTGCTTGGGGTGGAGAAAGCTGAGCTACCTCTAGGGTTCGAGTGCGCCGTGGAGGGTAGAGGCAAGGTGATTGAGTGGGCCCCACAGCAGGAGGTGCTTGCGCACTCCGCCATCGGTGGCTTCTGGACTCACAGTGGATGGAACTCCACACTAGAGAGCATCTACGAGGGAGTGCCTATGCTATCGAGCCCTTACGTTGGAGATCAGCTAGCAACCGGAAGGTACGTGGAGGATGCGTGGAAGATGGGAGTTTTGTTGGAAAGTTTGCTTGAACGAGGAAAGATTAAGAAGGCCATCACCACCCTGATGGAAGCAAACGATGGATTGGAGATAAGAGAAAGAGCAAAGAGTTTGAAGGAGAAGGCACGGTTGTGCGTCCAGAGCGGTGGGTCTTCTCGACGGGATTTTGATAGACTGGTTGATCACATACTTTCTCTTTGA